The DNA window GCCGTGCAGCATACCGTCATTGGCGCCCACATAAATCATCGGCGTTCGGCTGGATTTGGTAGTCAAGTAAGTGAGGTACGTACTTCCTTCAGTGCCGGGTAATTTCTTATAACCAAAGTCCTCGACATTACCCACAAAGAAGGGGTCAGAGTTAACAATGTCGCCCAGTATCTCGACACGCTTGCGAAATTGGCCACCCTCCAGCGACTGATTACCGCGCAACCATTGCAGCCGATTCTTGCCGGTATCCACGTTATCGCCATCTTGCAAAGCGCTTCGCTGACTTGCATCCAGCGCGCTCCAGTTAGCTAAACTGAAGTCTTTCGCAACTTTGGTGATGCTCTCGCCATCACCCACGCCGGTAAAAATATTTCGCAACCCGGCGGCTGGAATGCCATTTTTATTGGTATCCCACTCAACGTTTTTCAGGCTGCCGTCGTTATTTAGTGAGTAGGCCTGGATACGACCAGACCAATCCAGACTATTGAAGCTGGCCTGATATACCAGGGTACCAGAGTCGAGTCGCGTCGAGTTTGCCGCCACCGACGAGGCCGACGATTTGCTTTCCTCAGCAATGGTCTGCAAGACCTTGAACAGCTCGTTGGCAAACTCATCCGGGTCCGCCGCACTGAAATACCCGCCCCGGCCGTTCACCGCAGCGTGCACCAGGTCGTCAATCTTGTTCACCTCAGCACTGGTCGGGTTTGGCCAGGTAATGGTCGCGCCACTATCAATCGCCTTGAAGGCGGTGTCCGGGTCGATCGTGCCGCCGACCCCAATGCCAACACCGTAGGTCACCATGTGCTGCCAGAAGGCCGGATTCGTTTTGGTCTCCGGCACCAAATTCGCCAAATCAGTGCGCAAATCGGTTTTCCAGTAATACATGGCGACATCAGCCAGGGTGTCACTGCGACTGTCGGTGAAGGGCGATTTCGCTTTGTAGGTGTAACCGCTGCCCGCAGGCCGGGAGTGGCTGGGCCCATCGGTGCCATCATTGTTTTTGGCCCGGTCACCGCTGGCGCTGTCACCAGACCAGTAGCCGTCCGTTGTCAGTACCGTGTAGTTGCGGCGGCAGGCAAGCTGCTCCGTTTTATCATCGGTGCCGGGGGTATTTCCCCATGGTCCCTTGTTGTCCGTGCGCGAATAGTAGGTGCCCGCCGCCTCTAGCGCCCGACGCAACGGGGTTCCTTCATTGGGAATGGTTCGCTCGTATAAGGATTTGAAAAAGTCGCTTCGATCGGTACCGGTGAACGACCTCACCCCTTTTACAATCACCTTTGTGCTGGTGCCATCCACCGTACTGCTATCCTGGTTGATACTGCCGAAACCCACTCGCAGTCCTGCCCCCTGAGTGGCAAAGGCGAAGCCGCTTCCTGCGCGGGCCGTCAGCACTCTTGAGCGGTAGTAGGTATACCAGTTGGCAAAATTCTGAATCTCCTCGGCATAGGTGCAGACTGCCAAGTCAGAGGCGATGCAATCATCGCGGTCTTCACGCCCCTGACCGACAAACGTTCCGGTCAGACGAATCTCTTTCTTGTCATAGCTGGAGCGCTTCCACTTATCGCCGGTGCCGTTGTACCAAAAATAGGTGGCGGGCCAGAAATTCTTGGTACTGGTGGTATAGGAGCAACTATTACTGCTGTTACAGGTATACCAGCGGTTGCTGTTGTAATTGCTGTTGGACACCGTCAGGTTACGGCATTTAGACGCATCAAAGGAGTTGGTTGTGCGCTCAGGGTTGTGCAAGGCGCAACTGGGATTGGCATTGGGATAACTGCTGCCATCCGCCTTTACCCAGGGGCGATAGGTCTTGCTTGGATTATAGTAAACCGCATTAATCTGCGGCGACCGGCTGCGGGCGTTAAATGCCCGGGCATCCTCACTGTCGGAGCTGCCGTCATCAACCGTGGGCACATAGTTGTCATAATCCCCGCCGCCGTACACCCCGCTTGCACGCGGGAACACGTATCGGGCGCTGGCCTGAATAATACTGTCAGGCATCAGCTCAAACTGCATCGACCCAGAGTCATCGAGAATATACATTACGTTTGGCGTTGCCGATTGGGTGAGAAACAATGGCGCCTGGGCAATGCCGCTTTCATCTTCCTCGTCGACCGAGCAGTCCTTCTTGTTACCCTCAACCACCACGCTACTGATACGACAACCCGCGACGATGGTCAGGATATTGCTATTGCTCGAATAGATGAACGACGAAGCCGAGCAGTTCGCTTTCTTGCGCACGGTGTAGGCTTTGACCCCAGTGATGTTGCGCAAGCTAGAAAATGTCTCGGTGCTGACTTTCTTTTTGTCACCCATCTTTTCCGTGCGGGTGACGGTGGTCAGGCAATCCTGGGCCAGAGCCATGCCGGGCAAAAGGCCCACCAAAAGCAGCAGGGTCAGTGGCAAAAACAACCCTTGTCTCAACGTCGCTACGGCAGCCATCACTAGTGTCCCTTAACATAAGTTCGTTGGCATTCAGAATGTACAGTCAGGCCCGAAACAAGGCGCAGTCCGCAGGCTATCGTGGGTCTATCGGCAAGGACTGCAACCCAGCAGCCTGACGCCGGGCGTCTCCCGCGGGCCTCGTGGACAGCGTTGCACTCATTGAAACAGGGCACTAGTTACCATCCCGCTTAAAGGTTGTGCTCAATACCACCATGCTGCGATCACTGGCACCAAAGCCCCGCGCGGTCACCCGATAAAAGCCCTCCAGCGATACCGGCCGGTCGGAATCAATGGCGGCGTCAGCATCGGCGATGCTGGTCATTTCTTCGATGATGTATTCCGGTTGCCGGCTGGCATCGGGGATGGCGTTTGCCAGCACCTGCCAGCCCACCGATGTCTTCACCCGCCAATCGGGCTCACTGCAGGCAGTGCTGGTATCGGCGGGATCCGGACAACTGCGATAAAGCCCCTTGGCCCCGGTAAAAGGGCCAACCGACACCTGGGACAGCTGGCTCTCGGCCTCCCGCAACGCCGCTTCTGCGGCCTGAAAGGCCAGCTTTTCATCTTTGGCATTCCCGGCCATTCGTTCCTGCAGGGTCGCTGACTGCATCGACGCCACACTGATAATGGTGATGATCAGCATGAACACCAGGCTGACAATCAACGCCGCGCCGCGCTGGGAGGCATGAACCCGATGGGACACTCTCATGGCAGCTTATTCCTGATCGCAAACACATTGGTGAACACCTGCCGCAGCCGGCCATCGTTGTTGGCCACCATGTTGCCATTCGCATCGCGCACCTCCTGGGCGGTCGCGCTACCGCTTTTTCCAACAATGTTCTCCTCTGGCCCGACCATTTGCAGCGAAATGCGCACACTCAGCACCCGACTCCAATCGGCGACCGCCCCGGCAGCCTGGTACTGGTCAACCCCACGATCGCCATCATTGTCCACGCCATAGGTGATCTGCATGGTCTCAACCCCTTCAACCAATTCAATGGCCGCCGCGGTCACGCCGCCGCTACCCTGCATCAACCGCTGCATATACAGTCCATGAATGGGGTTACCGGCCGGGGTGTCGCGACCGGTGTCACGCACAAAAAAATCCAGATTCTGGAAGCCAAACACTTCCGCATCGGGTCCGTAGATTTTGCTGAGCCGGTTGTCGGAGTTGGTCTGACCGTTTGCATGGGTCAGCGTGGTATTACCTTTGCCTGTCGTTTTCGGGTTATTGGTGATGCGAAACACGTCGGCATTGAGGCAGTCGCTGACCATCACATAGTCCCCCTGGACAAAGCCCAGGCTATTGTCCTCAATCTGGATATTGGCGTTACTCGGCGCCAGGTTGCCAGTCAGCCGGATAGGATCATCGGAAGCGCGTTTCAAATGGAGCACATCGCTGCCCACCACTGCTGACAGGGCATTGCCAGCCACCACATTGTCCTCGCCCACCAGCGCCGTGGCCGGGCCAAAATCCACCGTTGCTGCGGGCACGGCGATAACATTGGCCGCAATATTGCCAATGGAATTACAGCCCATATACCCCGCCATGCGAACTTCCTCACCCAGAAAGCGCATCGCAAAACGGGCGTTTTCCTGCACCTGGGCCAGGGACTCCTGCAGCTTGGAGCTGCTGTTGCTGGCCAGAAATACCTGTATCACCGCCGCACTCAACAGCAGGCCCAGCGTGATGGCAATCATCAGCTCGACCAAGCCAAAACCCTGTTGTCCCTTGCGCTCCATGCTCACAGCTCCGTGGTAAACACAAACTGCTGGGTATCACCGCCACCGGCTTCCCGGGTTTGGCTCAGGCGGCCTTCGTCCCACGCCACAGTAACGGTAAAGGTGGTGCCATTTCTTACCACCGCGCCGTCCCCAGCCGGCAGGCGCTGGATAATCTCTGCCAGCCACTCCTGCAAATCGATTTGCTGAATTGCGCTGCCCGTGGGCGCGTCAGCATCCATAGCAAGATCGTATTGCCCGGTCAGTGCGAGGGCCCGGTTGGCGCGCATACGGTCGGTGATATCGTTGGCGAGAAAGACCGCCGTGGAGCGAAAATTGGCCACTTGATTAAACTTGACTGAATTCAGCTGCAAGGCGGCAGCCCCCAGCACACCTGTCGCTGTGATCAGCACCGCTATCAACACTTCAATTAATGTGACACCGCGCTGGCGGCGGACTCCTGGGGAGCGAACGAGGCTCATGGGCAAACCCTCTGGGAGACAGTGAGTTGTCCAGTCAGGCTGACGCGAATATTTTTATCACGGCTGCACACTGCCGGGCTGGTGCGGTAGGCGAAATCGACGGGGGCCGCAGCATTGAGAAAGCCATTGGCGGTAAAACTCAGGGTGGTCACCGCCGAGCCGCCCTGGTCGCCGGTCAGCGCGGCGTCGCTGCCAAACCCGGCATATTCCTTCAATGTTTCCCCGTTATCGCGCACTCCGTCGCCGTCAACGTCCTGCCAGCTTTGCCAGCCCGCCGCCCAGGCGCTCGATGACGCCGAAACAAAAACCGTTGAGGCCCTCGCCACAGCCTCGGAGCGGGCCGTATTCAACGACTGAGCGAAGGATTTTACGTCGGCACGGGCCCGGGCGTTAGCCAGGGCATCTGAAAACCGCGGCACTGCCACCGTCGCCAGAATGGCAGCAACGGCAAGAGCGACCAATATCTCGATCAAAGTAAATCCTGACTGTCGTCGAACAATCGAAACCACACGTATTCCTGTCTAGCGCCGTTGATGGCTGATCATAATAACGATCAGTATTATTTGTAAGACACTGTACGCAAAGTGAGCCTGAACGGTCGTCAAAAATCAGAATTTCGCGCAATATTGATGTCACTACTGCACATTAATTTCTGAAACATAGAGTCAGAATCGGTAATTCCCCCAGCCTACCTACTGAAAATCACCTATCCTCAATCATAGACGCATTCATCTCACGGAAAGGAGTCCAGGATGAAACTCGCAGGCTATACCCTAATTGAGTTGCTCACCACGCTGAGTGTTGCCGGCATTCTTGGCGGCCTCGTCCTTCCCTCATCAGTCAGTATGGTTCAAAAATACCGACTGCGCACTGCGGCCTGGGATCTGTTTCACAGCATCAATACGGCCAGGGCCAGCGCGATCATGCGCGACCGCCGCGTCACCCTCAGCGCCCCTTCCGGGGATTGGCACGGCGGCGCCGAGATCTTTGTTGACAGCAACGCCAGTGGCGAGCGGGATACCGGCGAAGAATTGCTCCGTCAGGTGCCAGCCCATCAGGGAGTGAGAATTGAGGGGAACTACTGGGTGAAGGAATACATCAGCTTTACACCGGATGGCAGTGCCCGGGCGATCTCCGGCGCTTTTCAGATTGGTACGGTGACAATCTGCCACCCGGAACTGTCCACCAGCTACGGGCTGGTCATCAGCGTTGGCGGCAGAGTGCGGCTGACATCGTCAGACAAGCCCTGTCCGGGCTAGTCAATTTCGACCAGGCGCAGCTCTTTGGGGAGAGAAAAGGTGATATTTTCCGGCCGACCATCCAGCTCCAAGGGGGGCTTGGCGCCCAGCTCCTGCAAGCGGCTTACTACCGCTGCCACCAGCACCTCTGGCGCCGAGGCACCGGCAGTGATGCCGATGCGGGGCTGATCCTGCAACCACTCGGGTTGAATATCGGCCTCACTGTCGATGAGGTAGGCCTTGCAGCCGTTGCGCTCGGCCAGCTCCCGCAAGCGGTTGGAGTTGGAGGAATTGGGAGAGCCCACAACCAACACCAAATCCACCTGGGCGGACAGGGTTTTAACAGCGTCCTGGCGATTTTGGGTGGCGTAGCAAATATCGTCCTTGCGCGGCCCCTCAATGGCGGGAAAGCGCGCACGCAGGGCATCAATCACCGCGGCAGTATCGTCCATCGACAGGGTCGTCTGGGTAACAAAAGACAGGTGCTCAGGATCATTAACCTCCAACGCCTGGGCCTGGGCCACGTCCTCTACCAGGTAAATCTGGCCACCATTTTCATTGCGGTACTGGCCCATGGTGCCTTCAACCTCGGGATGACCTTTGTGGCCGATCAGCACGCACTCGCGCCCCTGAGTGCTGAAGTTCAACACCTCCATATGGACCTTGGTCACTAACGGGCAGGTAGCGTCGAACACCTTGAGCCCGCGACGATCCGCCTCGTCGCGCACGGCCCGGGATACTCCGTGGGCACTGAAAATCACAATGCGATCATC is part of the Spongiibacter taiwanensis genome and encodes:
- the ispH gene encoding 4-hydroxy-3-methylbut-2-enyl diphosphate reductase, with the protein product MQIVMANPRGFCAGVDRAIEIVNRALDVFGRPIYVRHEVVHNKFVVENLRQRGAVFVDELDEVPDDRIVIFSAHGVSRAVRDEADRRGLKVFDATCPLVTKVHMEVLNFSTQGRECVLIGHKGHPEVEGTMGQYRNENGGQIYLVEDVAQAQALEVNDPEHLSFVTQTTLSMDDTAAVIDALRARFPAIEGPRKDDICYATQNRQDAVKTLSAQVDLVLVVGSPNSSNSNRLRELAERNGCKAYLIDSEADIQPEWLQDQPRIGITAGASAPEVLVAAVVSRLQELGAKPPLELDGRPENITFSLPKELRLVEID
- a CDS encoding GspH/FimT family protein gives rise to the protein MIEILVALAVAAILATVAVPRFSDALANARARADVKSFAQSLNTARSEAVARASTVFVSASSSAWAAGWQSWQDVDGDGVRDNGETLKEYAGFGSDAALTGDQGGSAVTTLSFTANGFLNAAAPVDFAYRTSPAVCSRDKNIRVSLTGQLTVSQRVCP
- a CDS encoding PilW family protein codes for the protein MERKGQQGFGLVELMIAITLGLLLSAAVIQVFLASNSSSKLQESLAQVQENARFAMRFLGEEVRMAGYMGCNSIGNIAANVIAVPAATVDFGPATALVGEDNVVAGNALSAVVGSDVLHLKRASDDPIRLTGNLAPSNANIQIEDNSLGFVQGDYVMVSDCLNADVFRITNNPKTTGKGNTTLTHANGQTNSDNRLSKIYGPDAEVFGFQNLDFFVRDTGRDTPAGNPIHGLYMQRLMQGSGGVTAAAIELVEGVETMQITYGVDNDGDRGVDQYQAAGAVADWSRVLSVRISLQMVGPEENIVGKSGSATAQEVRDANGNMVANNDGRLRQVFTNVFAIRNKLP
- a CDS encoding pilus assembly protein, with amino-acid sequence MAAVATLRQGLFLPLTLLLLVGLLPGMALAQDCLTTVTRTEKMGDKKKVSTETFSSLRNITGVKAYTVRKKANCSASSFIYSSNSNILTIVAGCRISSVVVEGNKKDCSVDEEDESGIAQAPLFLTQSATPNVMYILDDSGSMQFELMPDSIIQASARYVFPRASGVYGGGDYDNYVPTVDDGSSDSEDARAFNARSRSPQINAVYYNPSKTYRPWVKADGSSYPNANPSCALHNPERTTNSFDASKCRNLTVSNSNYNSNRWYTCNSSNSCSYTTSTKNFWPATYFWYNGTGDKWKRSSYDKKEIRLTGTFVGQGREDRDDCIASDLAVCTYAEEIQNFANWYTYYRSRVLTARAGSGFAFATQGAGLRVGFGSINQDSSTVDGTSTKVIVKGVRSFTGTDRSDFFKSLYERTIPNEGTPLRRALEAAGTYYSRTDNKGPWGNTPGTDDKTEQLACRRNYTVLTTDGYWSGDSASGDRAKNNDGTDGPSHSRPAGSGYTYKAKSPFTDSRSDTLADVAMYYWKTDLRTDLANLVPETKTNPAFWQHMVTYGVGIGVGGTIDPDTAFKAIDSGATITWPNPTSAEVNKIDDLVHAAVNGRGGYFSAADPDEFANELFKVLQTIAEESKSSASSVAANSTRLDSGTLVYQASFNSLDWSGRIQAYSLNNDGSLKNVEWDTNKNGIPAAGLRNIFTGVGDGESITKVAKDFSLANWSALDASQRSALQDGDNVDTGKNRLQWLRGNQSLEGGQFRKRVEILGDIVNSDPFFVGNVEDFGYKKLPGTEGSTYLTYLTTKSSRTPMIYVGANDGMLHGFDASTGQEKMAYLPAGVYDSLASLTEPDYEHQYFVDGSPRALDAYLGGAWKTVLVGATGAGGRSVFALDVTKPSTTGASSLLWEFATASNASNKLGVAMSQPVIARLLADDKWVAIFGNGYDSGDTVKLFVVDLASGTLLKAIDTGLTGEGNGLGTPVPVDVDNDRITDYIYAGDLKGNLWKFDLTGKTQSSWSVAFKQGTTPKPLYTVVDSAGKGQPITSRPTVGLHPAGGYMVYFGTGKYFETGDAVVPANPPIRDFYGIRDNGAAFTGRDKLLTQTVIFEGSTTTKNGSTSAAPIRVVSNNGAGAPPDYGWHLVLLPPNKVATGERVVSQPILRNGRIIFASIIPSSNVCGYGGSSWLMELDAINGGRLADPVLDINNDGKVDYLDLGAVGSDYWPASGVGSEEMIKTPGIVGAGELEYKYTSGSSGSIGVITESAGGEDVAGRQSWRQLQ
- the pilV gene encoding type IV pilus modification protein PilV, with the protein product MSLVRSPGVRRQRGVTLIEVLIAVLITATGVLGAAALQLNSVKFNQVANFRSTAVFLANDITDRMRANRALALTGQYDLAMDADAPTGSAIQQIDLQEWLAEIIQRLPAGDGAVVRNGTTFTVTVAWDEGRLSQTREAGGGDTQQFVFTTEL
- a CDS encoding GspH/FimT family pseudopilin; the encoded protein is MKLAGYTLIELLTTLSVAGILGGLVLPSSVSMVQKYRLRTAAWDLFHSINTARASAIMRDRRVTLSAPSGDWHGGAEIFVDSNASGERDTGEELLRQVPAHQGVRIEGNYWVKEYISFTPDGSARAISGAFQIGTVTICHPELSTSYGLVISVGGRVRLTSSDKPCPG
- a CDS encoding pilus assembly PilX family protein, with the translated sequence MRVSHRVHASQRGAALIVSLVFMLIITIISVASMQSATLQERMAGNAKDEKLAFQAAEAALREAESQLSQVSVGPFTGAKGLYRSCPDPADTSTACSEPDWRVKTSVGWQVLANAIPDASRQPEYIIEEMTSIADADAAIDSDRPVSLEGFYRVTARGFGASDRSMVVLSTTFKRDGN